In one window of Cydia fagiglandana chromosome 1, ilCydFagi1.1, whole genome shotgun sequence DNA:
- the LOC134680396 gene encoding uncharacterized protein LOC134680396: MGMEVEDADIIKHVNNNVDLQENLKCEYYLLPPRQQIFYQKLAFAMNVFGMGNRTWWGFPPVHKIFKCNVWLMTVICPICLILQFVYLYINFDDLNFRTLGTMFSIIPATAVVVTKIYICMIPAYSQIMKELMDKIHLNNFIDDKDSFIKKKLIQVERHTRWITLCLAAFILFDWLLWIFVPLMNNIKNKELIEKRMVRMETCLYLWMPFDYGYDYNTWAITHAMNVYLVGAGCCVFALYDSINFIFIFHFLSHIDVLRYKMKTYFATKLDESTTKTRIVDIIKYHSFILSTFKDMQAAFGMNVAVNYAHNLIVDSLLLYQIMIGDKANRLSYVIMMQFHMGGLILMSLALEQIRIKTDDLPVLLYNVPWEKMSVRNQKLLIPILHRMQTPLVFKASGGLRAGVRPLASILKSTFSYYVMLKSSIE, encoded by the exons ATGGGCATGGAGGTTGAAGACGCTGATATAATCAAACATGTTAATAACAATGTTGACCTCCAAGAAAACTTGAAATGCGAATACTATTT GTTACCTCCAAGGCAACAGATATTTTATCAGAAACTAGCTTTCGCAATGAACGTCTTTGGTATGGGAAATCGAACTTGGTGGGGTTTCCCTCCTGTGCACAAGATTTTCAAGTGCAATGTTTGGTTGATGACTGTGATTTGTCCGATATGTTTAATTTTGCAATTTGTATACCTGTATATAAATTTTGATGATCTAAATTTTAGAACTTTGGGAACCATGTTTTCAATTATTCCAGCAACTGCTGTCGTGGTG ACAAAGATATACATTTGCATGATACCAGCTTACTCTCAAATAATGAAAGAGCTTATGGATAAAATACACTTAAACAATTTTATTGATGACAAGGATTCTTTCATAAAGAAG AAATTAATTCAAGTCGAACGTCACACCCGTTGGATCACGTTGTGTCTTGCAGCTTTCATTCTTTTCGACTGGCTTCTATGGATTTTCGTTCCTCTTATGAACAACATTAAAAacaaagaactaatagaaaAACGCATGGTACGGATGGAAACGTGTCTGTACTTATGGATGCCGTTTGACTACGGCTATGACTATAATACATGGGCTATAACTCACGCCATGAACGTGTACCTCGTTGGTGCCGGTTGCTGTGTCTTCGCTCTTTATGATTCCATTAACTTTATTTTCATTTTCCACTTTCTGAGTCACATTGACGTACTAAGATACAAGATGAAAACATATTTTGCTACAAAGCTAGATGAATCTACAACTAAAACAAGGATTGTCGACATTATAAAATatcattcttttattttaag CACTTTCAAAGATATGCAGGCTGCGTTTGGAATGAATGTAGCTGTAAATTATGCTCACAACCTAATTGTGGACAGTTTATTATTATACCAAATTATGATTGGG gaTAAGGCAAACAGACTGTCCTATGTAATTATGATGCAGTTTCACATGGGAGGCCTGATATTAATGTCGCTGGCGTTAGAACAAATACGTATTAAG ACGGACGACCTACCGGTATTGCTCTACAACGTGCCTTGGGAGAAGATGTCAGTACGTAATCAAAAGTTACTAATACCAATCTTACACCGAATGCAGACTCCATTGGTGTTCAAAGCGTCCGGTGGGTTAAGAGCTGGAGTAAGGCCTTTGGCATCG ATCCTCAAATCAACATTTTCGTACTATGTTATGTTGAAATCTAGCATAGAATAA